Proteins encoded within one genomic window of Glycine soja cultivar W05 chromosome 1, ASM419377v2, whole genome shotgun sequence:
- the LOC114419614 gene encoding vacuolar protein sorting-associated protein 35A-like — MMLDGTEDEEKFLAAGIAGLQQNSFYMHRALDSNNLRDALKYSAQMLSELRTSKLSPHKYYELYMRAFDQLRKLEMFFEEETRRGCSIIDLYELVQHAGNILPRLYLLCTVGSVYIKSKEAPAKDVLKDLVEMCRGIQHPVRGLFLRSYLSQVSRDKLPDIGSEYEGDADTVADAVEFVLQNFTEMNKLWVRMQHQGPAREKEKREKERSELRDLVGKNLHVLSQIEGVDLDMYKDAVLPRVLEQVVNCKDELAQFYLMDCIIQVFPDEYHLQTLDVLLGAYPQLQPSVDIKTVLSQLMERLSNYAASSAEVLPEFLQVEAFSKLSNAIGKVIEAQPDMPTVGVVTLYSSLLTFTLHVHPDRLDYADQVLGACVKKLSGKGKIEDNKATKQIVALLTAPLEKYNDIMTALKLSNYPRVMEYLDIPTTKVMATVIIQSIMKNGTRISTSEKVEALFELIKGLIKDSDGIPNNELDEDDFKEEQNSLARLILMLYNDDPEEMFKIIDTVRKHILNGGPKRLPFTVPPLVFSSLKLVRQLQGQEENPFGDDASTTPKKIFQLLNQTIETLSGVLAPELALQLYLQCAEAANDCELEPVAYEFFTQAYILYEEEISDSRAQITAIHLIIGTLQRMHVFGVENRDTLTHKATGYSAKLLKKPDQCRAVYACSHLFWVDDHDNMKDGERVLLCLKRALRIANAAQQMANAARGSTGSVMLFIEILNKYLYFFEKGNLQVTVAAIQGLIELIMNEMQSDTTTQDPAANAFLASTMRYIEFQKQKGGAVGEKYEAIKVSHAG, encoded by the exons ATGATGTTGGACGGAACCGAAGACGAAGAGAAGTTTCTCGCCGCCGGAATCGCCGGCCTTCAGCAGAATTCCTTCTACATGCACCGTGCATTG GACTCGAACAATCTCAGGGACGCTTTGAAGTATTCGGCTCAGATGCTCTCCGAGCTCAGGACTTCCAAGCTTTCGCCTCACAAGTACTACGAACTAT ACATGCGCGCCTTTGATCAGTTAAGGAAGCTGGAGATGTTCTTCGAGGAAGAGACTCGTCGCGGTTGCTCCATTATTGATCTTTATGAACTCGTCCAGCACGCCGGCAACATTTTGCCCCGATT GTATCTCCTCTGTACAGTAGGATCAGTATACATCAAATCCAAGGAAGCTCCTGCAAAGGATGTTCTTAAGGATCTCGTGGAGATGTGTCGAGGCATTCAGCACCCTGTTCGTGGACTCTTTCTCAGAAGTTACCTTTCTCAAGTTAGTAGGGATAAATTGCCAGATATTGGTTCAGAGTACGAAGG GGATGCGGATACTGTAGCAGATGCTGTAGAGTTCGTGCTCCAAAATTTCACTGAAATGAACAAACTTTGGGTGCGAATGCAACATCAG GGGCCTGCCCGGGAGAAGGAGAAACGGGAAAAGGAAAGGAGCGAGTTGCGTGATCTT GTTGGAAAGAATCTTCATGTTCTCAGTCAGATAGAGGGTGTTGACCTAGATATGTACAAAGATGCTGTGCTTCCCAGAGTACTGGAGCAG GTTGTGAATTGCAAAGATGAGTTGGCTCAGTTTTACTTGATGGATTGTATAATTCAAGTCTTCCCCGATGAGTATCACTTGCAAACTCTTGATGTGTTGTTGGGTGCTTACCCTCAACTTCAG CCATCTGTGGACATCAAGACAGTACTGTCCCAGTTAATGGAAAGGCTTTCGAATTATGCTGCTTCAAGTGCAGAGGTGTTGCCAGAGTTTTTACAAGTGGAAGCATTTTCCAAATTAAGCAATGCGATTGGCAAg GTGATAGAGGCACAGCCTGACATGCCCACTGTTGGAGTTGTAACTTTATATTCGTCCCTTCTCACCTTCACTCTTCATGTTCACCCTGATCGACTTGATTATGCAGATCAAGTTTTG GGAGCATGTGTGAAAAAACTCTCTGGCAAGGGAAAAATTGAGGACAACAAGGCAACTAAGCAGATTGTTGCTCTATTAACTGCTCCACTAGAGAAATATAATGATATTATGACTGCATTGAAGCTTTCAAATTATCCTCGCGTAATGGAATACCTTGACATTCCAACTACTAAGGTCATGGCAACTGTTATTATTCAAAGCATTATGAAAAACGGAACACGCATTTCTACTTCAGAAAAG GTTGAAGCATTGTTTGAACTGATAAAGGGGCTTATCAAGGATTCTGATGGAATCCCTAATAATGAG CTGGATGAAGATGATTTCAAAGAGGAGCAGAATTCTCTTGCCCGCCTAATCCTGATGCTTTATAATGATGATCCAGAAGAAATGTTTAAG ATCATTGATACTGTGAGGAAGCACATATTGAACGGGGGACCAAAACGCCTGCCTTTCACTGTTCCAcctcttgttttttcttctttaaag TTGGTCAGACAGTTGCAAGGTCAAGAAGAAAATCCTTTTGGAGATGATGCATCAACAACACCAAAGAAAATTTTTCAGCTTTTAAATCAG ACCATCGAGACTTTGTCAGGTGTCCTGGCACCAGAATTAGCATTGCAGTTGTACTTGCAATGTGCTGAG GCTGCAAATGACTGTGAATTGGAACCTGTTGCTTATGAATTTTTCACCCAAGCTTATATTCTATATGAAGAAGAAATTTCT GATTCCAGAGCACAGATCACAGCTATCCATTTAATAATAGGGACTCTTCAAAGGATGCACGTCTTTGGTGTTGAAAACAGGGATACTTTAACTCACAAGGCCACAGGG TATTCAGCAAAGCTTTTAAAGAAGCCAGATCAATGCAGAGCTGTGTATGCATGCTCACATCTGTTTTGGGTTGATGATCATGATAACATGAAAGATGGAGAGAG GGTCCTATTATGTCTTAAGCGGGCTTTAAGAATTGCAAATGCTGCCCAACAAATGGCAAATGCAGCACGAGGTAGCACTGGATCAGTAATGCTCTTCATTGAGATATTGAATAA GTATCTTTACTTCTTTGAGAAGGGAAACCTACAAGTCACCGTTGCTGCTATCCAGGGCTTAATTGAGTTAATTATGAATGAGATGCAGAGTGATACCACAACTCAAGATCCAGCTGCTAATGCTTTCTTAGCCAGTACCATGCGCTATATAGAGTTCCAGAAACAAAAAGGGGGTGCGGTAGGCGAGAAGTATGAAGCCATCAAGGTTTCACATGCTGGATGA